A genomic window from Salvia hispanica cultivar TCC Black 2014 chromosome 5, UniMelb_Shisp_WGS_1.0, whole genome shotgun sequence includes:
- the LOC125188270 gene encoding V-type proton ATPase subunit B 2-like gives MGAENNVDMEEGTLEIGMEYRTVSGVAGPLVILDKVKGPKYQEIVNIRLGDGTTRRGQVLEVDGEKAVVQVFEGTSGIDNKYTTVQFTGEVLKTPVSLDMLGRIFNGSGKPIDNGPPILPEAYLDISGSSINPSERTYPEEMIQTGISTIDVMNSIARGQKIPLFSAAGLPHNEIAAQICRQAGLVKRLEKSDNLLEGGGEEDNFAIVFAAMGVNMETAQFFKRDFEENGSMERVTLFLNLANDPTIERIITPRIALTTAEYLAYECGKHVLVILTDMSSYADALREVSAAREEVPGRRGYPGYMYTDLATIYERAGRIEGRKGSITQIPILTMPNDDITHPTPDLTGYITEGQIYIDRQLYNRQIYPPINVLPSLSRLMKSAIGEGMTRRDHSDVSNQLYANYAIGKDVQAMKAVVGEEALSSEDLLYLEFLDKFEKKFVAQGAYDTRNIFQSLDLAWTLLRIFPRELLHRIPAKTLDQYYSRDASN, from the exons ATGGGTGCTGAAAACAACGTTGACATGGAGGAGGGAACTCTGGAGATAGGAATGG AATACAGAACTGTCTCTGGAGTTGCTGGACCTCTTGTCATCCTCGACAAAGTGAAG GGACCCAAGTACCAGGAAATTGTTAACATTCGCCTAGGAGATGGGACAACCCGACGTGGACAAGTATTGGAGGTTGATGGAGAGAAGGCTGTTGTTCAG GTTTTTGAAGGAACTTCTGGAATTGACAATAAATATACGACTGTCCAGTTTACTGGGGAG GTTCTAAAGACACCAGTGTCATTGGACATGCTTGGCCGTATCTTTAACGGTTCTGGGAAACCCATTGACAATGGTCCTCCTATTCTTCCTGAGGCTTACTTGGATATCTCTG GTAGTTCAATCAATCCTAGTGAGAGAACCTATCCTGAAGAAATGATTCAGACTGGAATTTCCACTATTGATGTCATGAACTCGATTGCTCGTGGACAGAAAATTCCTCTTTTTTCTGCTGCTGGTCTTCCCCACAACGAAATTGCAGCTCAGATCTGTCGCCAGGCTGGTCTAGTCAAACGACTGGAGAAATCTGATAATCTTCTTGAG GGTGGTGGTGAAGAGGATAATTTTGCCATTGTCTTTGCTGCTATGGGAGTCAACATGGAGACAGCTCAGTTCTTCAAACGTGATTTCGAGGAAAATGGATCTATGGAGAGAGTGACTCTTTTCCTGAACTTG GCCAATGATCCTACTATAGAGCGCATCATTACACCCCGTATTGCTCTGACAACTGCAGAATATTTAGCATATGAATGCGGAAAGCATGTTCTTGTCATATTGACAGATATGAGTTCATATGCTGATGCTCTTCGTGAG GTGTCTGCTGCTCGAGAGGAAGTGCCTGGAAGACGTGGTTATCCTGGTTATATGTACACTGATCTTGCAACCATCTATGAACGAGCTGGACGTATTGAAGGGCGCAAAGGATCCATCACTCAAATTCCTATTTTGACCATGCCCAATGATG ATATTACACATCCAACTCCAGATCTTACTGGTTATATTACTGAAGGGCAGATATACATTGACAGACAACTTTACAATAGGCAG ATCTACCCTCCAATCAATGTGCTGCCATCATTGTCTCGTCTAATGAAG AGTGCTATTGGTGAGGGCATGACTCGTAGGGATCACTCCGATGTGTCTAACCAG CTCTATGCAAACTATGCCATCGGAAAGGATGTTCAAGCAATGAAAGCCGTGGTCGGAGAAGAAGCTCTTTCCTCAGAAGATCTG CTATATCTCGAATTCCTTGATAAATTCGAGAAGAAGTTTGTTGCTCAAGGGGCCTATGACACCCGCAACATCTTCCAGTCGCTCGATCTGGCATGGACACTTCTCCGGATCTTCCCCCGAGAACTGCTCCACCGTATCCCAGCGAAGACGCTCGACCAATATTACAGCAGGGATGCATCGAActga
- the LOC125187703 gene encoding pentatricopeptide repeat-containing protein At4g35130, chloroplastic, producing MAKELLNLRLHILPPTSEYRYFPAIQASNKSPNHGLRIRSRNSRKNTTSPRRRKFRSVEGSILSFKRLLYCVSSGCLETALQLFDKMDKSDIFVWNVMIRGLVDSGMFQEAVEMYYRMQIEGIEADNFTFPFVIKACVGLKEGQNVHSMVIKLGFDEDVYICNALIVMYAKVGCIEESERVFERMLVRDLVSWNSMVRGYVLVGDGRSSLMCFKKMQRVRAGLDRISCVSALGACVLERRLLSGKEIFCQVVRNGLDLDPMIQSSVIDMFGKCGEVDYAERYFERIVEKNVVVWNSMIGAFAVNGKPFESFSCVEKMQDGDNYVAPDTVTLINLLPSCSNLRALLQGKAVHGYALRKGYLSHLVLETALVDMYGKCGRLVLAESVFCRMKARNLVSWNAMIAAFVQNSKEREALETFKDLQLEPYVPDEMTFASTLAGYAEIALPKEGEQIHALIYKLGISLGVCVANALIHMYSKCGDLEAARKVFDRLELKDLVSWNTIIMAYAIHGFGSYCFGLFSDMINEGHEPNGSTFVSLLSACSIAGLLDDGWNFFDSMKRDYGVDPGIEHYGCVLDLLGRAGYLERAKCLIEEMPLEPTSRIWGSLLAASRHHRDITMAELAADRIFSLDSDNTGCYVLLANMYAEVGRWEDVERIRNLMKKQGLKMTSSCSIVEHNGITHNFKNHDKTHGESYAVYEVLDILSRMIGEDSLHFSGVSELKPVESLKARGNSPMFHSVRLATCFGLIKTARGQTVLIRKNVRLCEDCHSATKKISLVTKREIVVGDSKVFHHFKDGRCSCGDYW from the coding sequence ATGGCTAAAGAATTGCTAAATCTTCGGCTCCATATCCTACCTCCCACCTCAGAATACAGATATTTTCCTGCAATTCAAGCTTCAAACAAATCCCCGAATCATGGGCTTCGAATCAGAAGCCGTAATTCGAGGAAAAACACCACCTCCCCAAGAAGAAGGAAGTTTAGAAGCGTCGAGGGttcaattttgtcatttaaaaGACTGCTTTATTGTGTGAGTTCTGGTTGTTTGGAGACCGCACTCCAACTGTTTGACAAAATGGATAAATCGGACATTTTTGTTTGGAATGTGATGATTAGGGGTTTAGTTGACTCAGGAATGTTTCAAGAAGCCGTAGAAATGTATTATCGGATGCAAATTGAAGGAATCGAAGCTGATAATTTCACTTTCCCTTTTGTGATCAAGGCGTGTGTTGGTTTGAAGGAAGGGCAGAATGTTCACTCAATGGTTATTAAGCTTGGTTTTGATGAAGATGTGTATATATGTAATGCACTGATTGTGATGTATGCTAAGGTTGGCTGCATTGAGGAATCTGAGAGAGTTTTTGAGAGGATGCTGGTGAGGGATTTAGTTTCGTGGAATTCAATGGTAAGAGGGTATGTTTTGGTTGGAGATGGCCGGAGCTCATTGATGTGTTTCAAGAAGATGCAGAGAGTTCGAGCTGGACTTGACAGGATCAGTTGTGTAAGTGCTTTGGGTGCTTGTGTGCTTGAGCGTCGTTTGTTGAGTGGAAAGGAGATCTTTTGCCAAGTGGTTAGAAATGGGCTTGATCTAGATCCGATGATTCAGAGCTCGGTCATTGATATGTTTGGGAAATGTGGTGAGGTTGATTATGCTGAGAGATATTTCGAGAGAATTGTAGAGAAGAATGTGGTCGTTTGGAATTCGATGATTGGTGCATTTGCAGTGAATGGTAAACCGTTTGAGTCGTTTTCTTGTGTGGAAAAGATGCAAGATGGTGATAACTATGTGGCACCGGATACTGTCACGTTGATTAACCTGCTTCCTTCTTGCTCAAACCTCAGAGCACTGTTACAAGGCAAAGCCGTTCATGGATATGCGTTGAGAAAAGGGTATTTGTCTCATTTAGTATTGGAGACTGCTCTTGTTGATATGTATGGTAAGTGTGGGAGATTAGTGCTTGCGGAGAGTGTGTTTTGTCGTATGAAGGCTAGGAACTTAGTGTCGTGGAATGCTATGATTGCTGCTTTTGTCCAGAATTCGAAGGAAAGAGAAGCCTTGGAAACTTTTAAAGATTTGCAGCTTGAGCCTTATGTACCTGATGAGATGACATTTGCTTCGACTCTTGCTGGCTATGCTGAAATCGCCTTACCAAAAGAAGGGGAACAGATTCATGCCCTAATCTACAAATTGGGGATTTCATTAGGTGTTTGTGTGGCTAATGCATTGATCCATATGTATTCCAAATGTGGGGATCTTGAGGCTGCGCGTAAAGTTTTTGATAGATTGGAGTTGAAGGATCTTGTCTCGTGGAACACTATCATCATGGCGTATGCTATTCATGGTTTTGGATCATATTGTTTTGGGCTTTTCTCCGACATGATAAACGAAGGCCATGAGCCAAATGGAAGCACGTTTGTTTCCCTTCTGTCGGCTTGCAGCATTGCTGGCTTACTAGATGATGGTTGGAACTTTTTTGACTCGATGAAGAGGGATTATGGAGTCGATCCCGGTATAGAACATTATGGTTGTGTGCTTGATTTATTAGGCCGTGCTGGTTATCTTGAACGTGCTAAATGCCTCATAGAGGAAATGCCACTGGAGCCAACTTCTCGGATATGGGGATCTTTGTTAGCTGCTAGCCGGCATCACAGAGACATTACGATGGCTGAGCTGGCTGCAGATCGTATTTTCTCTCTAGATAGTGATAACACAGGGTGCTATGTCTTGCTTGCCAACATGTATGCTGAAGTCGGGAGATGGGAAGATGTGGAACGCATTAGAAATTTGATGAAGAAACAAGGATTGAAGATGACCAGCAGCTGCAGCATAGTGGAGCACAATGGTATAACTCACAATTTCAAGAATCATGACAAAACACATGGTGAGAGCTATGCTGTCTATGAAGTTCTTGATATTCTTTCAAGAATGATAGGCGAAGACAGCCTGCATTTTTCGGGTGTTTCTGAGCTCAAGCCGGTAGAGTCACTGAAAGCCAGAGGTAATTCTCCGATGTTCCACAGTGTAAGGCTGGCTACTTGTTTTGGTCTGATCAAGACAGCAAGAGGGCAGACCGTGCTTATAAGAAAGAACGTGAGGTTGTGTGAAGATTGCCATTCTGCAACGAAGAAGATCTCACTCGTTACGAAGAGGGAGATTGTTGTAGGAGATTCAAAAGTGTTTCATCATTTCAAAGATGGGAGATGCTCTTGTGGAGATTATTGGTAG
- the LOC125189389 gene encoding serine/threonine protein phosphatase 2A 57 kDa regulatory subunit B' kappa isoform-like, producing the protein MGANSNSPKSSSVKKMKSNTLKSLLQHDSMHSGIRLLHRSSEHDKILSLISCCAYYTYAFSDPSSSESPLLHSFIKLLAVLKPMAKGKGQGQGPGPCLPDEILSPLFTMTQDHLFRPLPPPNTSITCILPDDDDLIATPSAAWPHLQHVYDILLCLVANMDSKTLGEYIKESFILNLLALFKSDDPRERERLKNVYHRIYSKLHGLRSFMRKAMNDVFLHYTFEGDERHAGIGDLLEICGTIINGFSVPLKEEHRIFLMRVLMPLHRPKGMQAYHKQLAYCVYQFVQKEPLLGVAVVRGILRYWPITNCQKEVVLIGELEDLVENMEILEYKAVALPLCKRITKCFNSPNSQVAERALYMWNNERFVKMALQAAEEVLPVVVGGMEENLRGHWSKSVRQLTQNVKEMLVEMEPLLYSSCLSQFHHSRSEAETRRQERWERLEMEFNAIQFIQEYLTSSLPD; encoded by the coding sequence ATGGGAGCTAACTCGAATAGCCCTAAGTCTTCTTctgtgaagaagatgaaatccAACACTCTAAAATCTCTTCTACAACATGATTCCATGCACAGTGGCATAAGGCTACTGCATAGAAGCTCAGAGCATGATAagattctctctctcatttcatGCTGCGCTTACTACACGTACGCTTTCAGCGATCCATCATCATCAGAATCGCCCTTGTTGCATAGCTTCATCAAGCTTTTAGCTGTGCTGAAGCCGATGGCCAAGGGGAAGGGGCAGGGGCAGGGGCCAGGGCCTTGCCTGCCCGATGAGATCCTCTCTCCCCTCTTTACTATGACACAGGATCACCTCTTCCGGCCCCTCCCGCCCCCCAACACCTCCATCACCTGCATCTTGCCTGATGACGATGACCTCATTGCCACCCCGTCTGCAGCCTGGCCCCACCTCCAGCACGTCTACGACATCCTCCTCTGTCTAGTCGCCAACATGGACTCAAAAACTCTAGGGGAGTATATCAAGGAGTCCTTCATTCTGAACCTGCTCGCCCTCTTCAAGTCAGATGACCCGAGGGAACGGGAGAGGTTGAAGAATGTGTACCACCGAATATACTCCAAGCTACACGGCTTGAGATCCTTCATGAGGAAGGCCATGAACGATGTTTTCTTGCATTATACATTCGAAGGTGATGAGAGGCATGCTGGGATAGGGGATTTGCTGGAGATATGTGGGACGATCATCAATGGGTTTAGTGTGCCGTTGAAGGAGGAGCATAGGATATTCTTGATGCGGGTTCTGATGCCATTGCACAGGCCTAAAGGGATGCAGGCGTATCACAAGCAGTTGGCTTACTGCGTCTATCAGTTTGTGCAGAAGGAGCCGCTGCTTGGAGTAGCCGTCGTTAGGGGGATTCTCCGGTACTGGCCAATCACCAACTGCCAGAAAGAAGTTGTGCTCATAGGGGAGCTTGAAGATTTGGTTGAGAATATGGAGATTCTAGAGTATAAGGCTGTTGCTTTGCCTTTGTGCAAGCGGATAACTAAGTGTTTCAACAGTCCAAACTCGCAGGTTGCAGAACGTGCACTCTACATGTGGAACAACGAACGGTTTGTGAAGATGGCATTGCAAGCAGCGGAAGAGGTGCTGCCCGTGGTGGTGGGAGGAATGGAGGAGAATCTGAGAGGGCACTGGAGCAAAAGCGTGCGCCAGCTTACACAGAATGTGAAGGAGATGCTGGTGGAGATGGAACCGCTGCTCTACTCCTCGTGCCTATCGCAGTTCCATCATAGCCGGTCAGAGGCGGAGACCAGACGGCAAGAGAGGTGGGAGAGACTGGAAATGGAATTCAATGCCATTCAATTCATCCAAGAATACCTCACTTCAAGTCTTCCCGATTAA
- the LOC125188594 gene encoding 24-methylenesterol C-methyltransferase 2-like, whose translation MDSLTLFSTAAIVLAGGLYWFICILGSAEQKGKRAVDLSGGSISKEKVQDNYNQYWSFFRRPKEIEKAEKVPDFVDTFYNLVTDIYEWGWGQSFHFSPAIPGKSHREATRIHEEMAVDLLNVGPGKRILDAGCGVGGPMRAIAAHSGANVVGITINEYQVKRARAHNKKAGLDGLCEVVCGNFLEMPFEDNSFDGAYSIEATCHAPKLEEVYGEIYRVLKPGALYVSYEWVTTELYRGDDAEHREVIQGIERGDALPGLRCYSDIAAVANKVGFEIVQERDLAKPPSQPWWTRLKMGRIAYWRNHILVTILAFIGIAPKGVVDVHEMLFVTADYLTRGGETGIFTPMHMILCRKPE comes from the coding sequence aTGGATTCCCTCACTCTCTTTTCCACCGCCGCCATCGTTCTCGCCGGCGGCCTCTACTGGTTCATCTGCATCCTCGGTTCCGCCGAGCAGAAAGGCAAGCGCGCCGTGGACCTCTCCGGCGGCTCAATCTCGAAAGAGAAAGTCCAGGACAATTACAACCAGTACTGGTCCTTCTTCCGCCGCCCAAAGGAAATCGAGAAGGCGGAGAAGGTCCCCGACTTCGTCGACACCTTCTACAACCTGGTGACCGACATCTACGAGTGGGGATGGGGCCAATCCTTCCACTTCTCCCCCGCAATCCCCGGCAAATCTCACCGCGAGGCCACGCGGATCCACGAGGAGATGGCCGTGGATCTGCTCAACGTCGGCCCGGGGAAGCGGATCCTCGACGCCGGCTGCGGCGTCGGCGGCCCGATGCGCGCAATCGCCGCCCACTCCGGcgcgaacgtcgtcggaatcACAATCAACGAGTACCAGGTGAAGCGCGCGCGCGCGCACAACAAAAAGGCCGGCCTCGACGGCCTCTGCGAGGTCGTGTGCGGGAACTTCCTCGAGATGCCGTTCGAGGACAACAGCTTCGACGGCGCCTACTCGATCGAGGCCACCTGCCACGCGCCCAAGCTGGAGGAGGTGTACGGCGAGATCTACCGGGTTCTCAAGCCCGGAGCGCTCTACGTCTCGTACGAGTGGGTGACGACGGAGCTGTACCGCGGCGACGATGCGGAGCACCGCGAGGTGATCCAGGGGATCGAGCGAGGCGACGCGCTGCCCGGGCTGAGGTGCTACAGCGACATCGCGGCGGTGGCGAACAAGGTAGGGTTTGAGATCGTGCAGGAGAGGGATTTGGCGAAGCCGCCATCGCAGCCGTGGTGGACGCGGCTGAAGATGGGGAGGATTGCCTACTGGAGGAACCACATCCTCGTCACCATCCTGGCGTTCATCGGAATCGCACCCAAGGGAGTGGTGGATGTGCACGAGATGCTGTTTGTGACGGCGGATTATCTCACCAGAGGCGGGGAGACTGGGATCTTCACGCCGATGCATATGATTCTCTGCAGAAAGCCTGAGTAA